One region of Zingiber officinale cultivar Zhangliang chromosome 7B, Zo_v1.1, whole genome shotgun sequence genomic DNA includes:
- the LOC122006464 gene encoding type I inositol polyphosphate 5-phosphatase 2-like isoform X1, with translation MRTRKGSRSESFWPSIVARKWLNIKPKVHEFSEDEVETESDDDDARISGGLGRPFFETEERGSTNPNSSEASGTETRVSSTTRLRRRRSETLRLNYITSKDLRVMIGTWNVAGRTPLEDLQLDEWLDTQEPADLYVLGFQEVVPLNAGNVLGAEDNRPIQKWEAIIRRSLNRSLQPKPVYKCYSAPLSPLSSSSAPPGTSPTTAHAREKPSPRSKNISIIHGGVDFDWPEYSLDTPQRLLVPGKKLRRVLSSSARIGLDWLDEARIPEPRGSAGGAGMKRVCHSSGNLGMLWSEQQAAADVLSSLNDISDRSSEEELDKFDVGAEERPSKSSNGYVRVVGKQMVGIYISVWVRRTLRRHVNNLKVSPVGVGLMGYMGNKGSVSVSMTLFQTRVCFVCSHLTSGNKEGDQQRRNSDVFDILQRTRFRSVVDADHQPQTIPSHDRIFWFGDLNYRLNLPDAEVRALVARKSWDELMNYDQLSNELRIGRIFDGWKEGSVNFPPTYKYERNSTRYVGEIAREGEKKRSPAWCDRILWLGKGIRQESYWRSELNLSDHRPVSSVFLVEVEVFDQRKLERVLNFAGAGFLAQNE, from the exons ATGAGAACCAGGAAAGGCAGTCGATCTGAG TCCTTCTGGCCATCCATAGTCGCGAGGAAGTGGCTCAACATCAAGCCCAAGGTTCATGAGTTCAGCGAGGACGAGGTCGAGACCGAGAGCGACGACGACG ATGCAAGAATCTCCGGCGGCTTGGGACGTCCGTTCTTCGAAACAGAGGAAAGGGGAAGTACCAACCCCAACAGCAGCGAAGCGTCAG GAACAGAAACGAGGGTCTCCTCGACGACGAGGCTTAGGAGAAGAAGATCTGAAACTTTGCGGCTTAATTATATAACGAGCAAAGATTTGAG GGTGATGATTGGCACATGGAATGTAGCAGGAAGGACTCCTCTGGAAGATCTTCAACTCGATGAATGGCTCGATACTCAAGAGCCTGCTGATTTGTATGTACTTGG TTTTCAGGAGGTAGTTCCTTTAAACGCTGGGAACGTGCTCGGAGCAGAGGACAACAGGCCGATCCAAAAATGGGAGGCCATTATAAGAAGAAGCCTGAACAGATCTCTGCAGCCAAAGCCAGTCTACAAATGCTACAGCGCTCCTCTCTCCCCATTGTCATCCTCCTCGGCCCCTCCTGGCACATCCCCAACAACTGCCCATGCCAGGGAGAAACCGAGCCCGCGCTCGAAGAACATCAGCATCATTCATGGCGGGGTCGACTTCGACTGGCCTGAGTACTCACTGGACACCCCTCAGCGACTCCTGGTGCCCGGCAAGAAACTGAGAAGGGTCCTGAGCAGCTCCGCGAGAATCGGACTCGATTGGCTGGACGAGGCCCGAATTCCAGAGCCTCGCGGTTCAGCCGGCGGCGCAGGCATGAAGAGAGTCTGCCACAGTTCAGGGAACCTGGGAATGCTGTGGTCAGAGCAGCAAGCGGCCGCTGACGTCCTCAGCTCACTGAACGACATCTCAGACAGGTCCTCCGAAGAAGAACTGGATAAGTTTGATGTTGGTGCCGAAGAGAGGCCTTCCAAATCGAGCAACGGATACGTCCGCGTCGTCGGCAAGCAGATGGTCGGCATATACATCTCCGTTTGGGTGCGTCGAACGCTCCGACGGCATGTGAACAATCTGAAGGTTTCTCCGGTGGGTGTGGGGCTTATGGGGTACATGGGAAACAAG GGATCTGTTTCTGTAAGCATGACCCTTTTCCAGACGCGAGTGTGCTTCGTGTGTTCTCATCTCACTTCGGGGAACAAGGAGGGGGATCAGCAGAGGAGAAACTCCGATGTTTTCGACATCCTCCAGCGCACACGGTTTCGCTCGGTCGTCGACGCCGATCATCAGCCGCAAACGATACCGTCCCACGA TCGAATTTTCTGGTTCGGCGACTTGAATTATCGTCTGAATCTGCCGGACGCTGAGGTAAGAGCGCTGGTAGCAAGAAAAAGCTGGGACGAACTGATGAACTATGATCAG CTGAGCAATGAGCTGAGAATCGGCCGCATCTTTGATGGTTGGAAGGAAGGATCGGTGAACTTCCCGCCAACTTACAAATATGAAAGGAATTCCACTAGATACGTGGGAGAAATCGCGAGGGAAGGGGAGAAGAAGAGGTCCCCAGCATG GTGTGACAGGATTCTGTGGCTGGGGAAAGGAATCAGACAGGAATCCTACTGGCGATCTGAGCTAAACCTTTCCGATCATCGTCCGGTGAGCTCTGTGTTTCTAGTCGAAGTTGAAGTGTTTGATCAGAGGAAACTCGAGAGAGTGCTGAACTTCGCCGGCGCTGGATTTCTGGCTCAGAACGAGTGA
- the LOC122006464 gene encoding type I inositol polyphosphate 5-phosphatase 2-like isoform X2, whose product MRTRKGSRSESFWPSIVARKWLNIKPKVHEFSEDEVETESDDDDARISGGLGRPFFETEERGSTNPNSSEASGTETRVSSTTRLRRRRSETLRLNYITSKDLRVMIGTWNVAGRTPLEDLQLDEWLDTQEPADLYVLGFQEVVPLNAGNVLGAEDNRPIQKWEAIIRRSLNRSLQPKPVYKCYSAPLSPLSSSSAPPGTSPTTAHAREKPSPRSKNISIIHGGVDFDWPEYSLDTPQRLLVPGKKLRRVLSSSARIGLDWLDEARIPEPRGSAGGAGMKRVCHSSGNLGMLWSEQQAAADVLSSLNDISDRSSEEELDKFDVGAEERPSKSSNGYVRVVGKQMVGIYISVWVRRTLRRHVNNLKVSPVGVGLMGYMGNKGSVSVSMTLFQTRVCFVCSHLTSGNKEGDQQRRNSDVFDILQRTRFRSVVDADHQPQTIPSHDRIFWFGDLNYRLNLPDAEVRALVARKSWDELMNYDQLSNELRIGRIFDGWKEGSVNFPPTYKYERNSTRYVGEIAREGEKKRSPAWILWLGKGIRQESYWRSELNLSDHRPVSSVFLVEVEVFDQRKLERVLNFAGAGFLAQNE is encoded by the exons ATGAGAACCAGGAAAGGCAGTCGATCTGAG TCCTTCTGGCCATCCATAGTCGCGAGGAAGTGGCTCAACATCAAGCCCAAGGTTCATGAGTTCAGCGAGGACGAGGTCGAGACCGAGAGCGACGACGACG ATGCAAGAATCTCCGGCGGCTTGGGACGTCCGTTCTTCGAAACAGAGGAAAGGGGAAGTACCAACCCCAACAGCAGCGAAGCGTCAG GAACAGAAACGAGGGTCTCCTCGACGACGAGGCTTAGGAGAAGAAGATCTGAAACTTTGCGGCTTAATTATATAACGAGCAAAGATTTGAG GGTGATGATTGGCACATGGAATGTAGCAGGAAGGACTCCTCTGGAAGATCTTCAACTCGATGAATGGCTCGATACTCAAGAGCCTGCTGATTTGTATGTACTTGG TTTTCAGGAGGTAGTTCCTTTAAACGCTGGGAACGTGCTCGGAGCAGAGGACAACAGGCCGATCCAAAAATGGGAGGCCATTATAAGAAGAAGCCTGAACAGATCTCTGCAGCCAAAGCCAGTCTACAAATGCTACAGCGCTCCTCTCTCCCCATTGTCATCCTCCTCGGCCCCTCCTGGCACATCCCCAACAACTGCCCATGCCAGGGAGAAACCGAGCCCGCGCTCGAAGAACATCAGCATCATTCATGGCGGGGTCGACTTCGACTGGCCTGAGTACTCACTGGACACCCCTCAGCGACTCCTGGTGCCCGGCAAGAAACTGAGAAGGGTCCTGAGCAGCTCCGCGAGAATCGGACTCGATTGGCTGGACGAGGCCCGAATTCCAGAGCCTCGCGGTTCAGCCGGCGGCGCAGGCATGAAGAGAGTCTGCCACAGTTCAGGGAACCTGGGAATGCTGTGGTCAGAGCAGCAAGCGGCCGCTGACGTCCTCAGCTCACTGAACGACATCTCAGACAGGTCCTCCGAAGAAGAACTGGATAAGTTTGATGTTGGTGCCGAAGAGAGGCCTTCCAAATCGAGCAACGGATACGTCCGCGTCGTCGGCAAGCAGATGGTCGGCATATACATCTCCGTTTGGGTGCGTCGAACGCTCCGACGGCATGTGAACAATCTGAAGGTTTCTCCGGTGGGTGTGGGGCTTATGGGGTACATGGGAAACAAG GGATCTGTTTCTGTAAGCATGACCCTTTTCCAGACGCGAGTGTGCTTCGTGTGTTCTCATCTCACTTCGGGGAACAAGGAGGGGGATCAGCAGAGGAGAAACTCCGATGTTTTCGACATCCTCCAGCGCACACGGTTTCGCTCGGTCGTCGACGCCGATCATCAGCCGCAAACGATACCGTCCCACGA TCGAATTTTCTGGTTCGGCGACTTGAATTATCGTCTGAATCTGCCGGACGCTGAGGTAAGAGCGCTGGTAGCAAGAAAAAGCTGGGACGAACTGATGAACTATGATCAG CTGAGCAATGAGCTGAGAATCGGCCGCATCTTTGATGGTTGGAAGGAAGGATCGGTGAACTTCCCGCCAACTTACAAATATGAAAGGAATTCCACTAGATACGTGGGAGAAATCGCGAGGGAAGGGGAGAAGAAGAGGTCCCCAGCATG GATTCTGTGGCTGGGGAAAGGAATCAGACAGGAATCCTACTGGCGATCTGAGCTAAACCTTTCCGATCATCGTCCGGTGAGCTCTGTGTTTCTAGTCGAAGTTGAAGTGTTTGATCAGAGGAAACTCGAGAGAGTGCTGAACTTCGCCGGCGCTGGATTTCTGGCTCAGAACGAGTGA